The Lolium rigidum isolate FL_2022 chromosome 1, APGP_CSIRO_Lrig_0.1, whole genome shotgun sequence region atttcattttcttttctcttcGCTACAGCCACTGCGCACGTGGGCCCGCCGCCTTCAGTCTTCCACTCGCACGGTCCTCTTCACACTCTCAGGCGCCTCCCCTCTCGCCTTCACTCCTCACTTCCACTTCCCACAGCATCCACGGCGAGAGCGACTGACTGTCTGGCTCGCCAAGACAGAAGCGAGATGGGGGAGACGGGGAGGACCTCCTCCTTGCTGGTGCACATTCTGGTCATCGCCCTCTGCCTCACCGCCTTCGGCTTCGCCATCGCCGCCGAGCGCCGCCGCAGCACGGTACTACTGAGCTCCTCCCTATTTGCCTATACACGTCGTTTTACCCCCTGCAGCACCCTGCAAATGCCCGCCTCCCGAGCCGCGCGTCTCTGGATCGGAGGGATTCCGAGAGGTCGGATGTAGATTCGTGCTATGAGAAGCGCTCATCTGCGATTTTGTTTAAGCGAGGGAGATTCTTGCTCCCAGTTGCTCGATCTTGTTTCTTGATAGAGCGTATAACGGGTGGCCCCAGATTGGTACTAGTCATCCAACTTGCTGGCATTTTTATTCTCTAGATAGAAATCGAAATTCCTAATCTTGCAGGAGTTCAATTTGTTTCTTGCAAGAGCTAGTATTTGTTTACCTGATGCGCGAGAGTAGAGGTCCAGGCGGTTACTTATTCGACCAGAAACGCAGAAAACTTTAAGCTATACATGCTGTTAGAGTGAGGGGCTAGCTGTTTGGCCGATTTCTGTGGATTGCTTTGGGAAATTTCTGTCTAAAGTTGTTTGATTGCTCCCTAGGAAAAACAGTGGAACCTTTTCAAAAAGTCTAAAAGTCAATGGAAATTTCCTGTGAGATGTAAGTTCGGAAGGAATCCTTGGGATTATTATATTTAGAGAAAAGGCATGGAAGGCCCAGCTTTCATACAAAGCACAGACAGGAATCCTGGGAAAATGCCCATGGCATGAAAACTACAGCTCAAACATCCCAAATAGGAAAAACTCTACTCATCTCACACTTAGTATTTATCTAGATGCTGTTTGGGACCATAGTGTAGGCACTAATCAGTCTGCTCATCTCATGCTGCTACAGTCAAGGGTTTGAATATAGGTTCTTCTATATATTTCAGCTGAGGGATTGTGAGGTCTAGTCCACCATATTCAATGGGCATCTACCTCAAGCAGATTTTTTCTGTGGTCCATGGGGAGGAGTGAATCCGCAGATCATGACGGAGAAGGAATGGGGTGGACATTGGCCTCATAGTGGCATAGAAGATATTATTTCTACAGTATTTAGTCAGCTTGTAACGTTATCAGTACTTGTTAACTTTGAAGAGTTGTTCAATGTGGCGATACCGAACAATTGAAGCATTTAAGTTCTTTAAAAAAAATGCACTCGTACCTTGATTTTTTTCTGTCAGTTTTTATACACCTGCTGAATGCTGATCATTAACTACTCCCCACTTACATTCTCATAACAGGGTTCAATAATCACCGACCCAAACAATTCCACATATTGCTCTTATGACTCCGATATTTCTACTGGCTATGGTGTTGGTGCTTTCCTGTTTCTCCTTTCTGGCCAGTCGCTTCTTATGGGAGTTACGAAGTGCATGTGCTTTGGTCAACCACTTGCACCCGGTGGAAGCAGAGCCTGGTCCATCATCTACTTTGCATCTTCATGGTAATTCCTATGCCCACAGAAAGTAAAAGGTTTTATCTTTCACTGCGCAAGCTATGTTGCCTTAAATGTGTAATGTGTATTAACTGCACATTGTCAGGATCACATTCATAATCGCGGAGTCCTGTCTGATCGCTGGAGCAACGAAGAACGCGTACCACACCAAGTACAGGCATATGATCTATGCAGGGAGCTGGACCTGCGACTCTCTGCGGAAAGGAGTGTTCATCTCGGGGGCAGTCTTCGTGGTGTTCACCATGATTCTGAATGTGTACTTCTACATGTACTACACCAAGTCGACGAGCCAAGCTGCCAAAAAGACAAGCAAGGCTGCCGCCAATGTTGGTATGGCTGGTTATGCATGAGGGCCAACTCCAGCTAGTTTGGTGAAACTTATTTGTGGTACTGCCTATAACTTTGCAGTGCTGGATTTAGATAGATTCTGGTTCTGGAACAGAACATGATTCCTGGAAATGTAGCGTACTATATATAAGCTGGTTGTGTGCTACAACTCTATGATCCGGTGTGTTTGCTCATGCCTAGTTACTTACCTGGGATACTAATATTTGATATCTACTGCTACTTATCCCTTGGGCTTGGAGCTGCTGAAACTGACAGTGTGGCCCTACTTTTGAGAGGGAAAAAATCCTATACGACCCGAGTGGCCGAGCACATGCGACCTGGGTGGTAGACCACATCCGGCAGTTAGATATCCGCTGGAAATGCAGGCGGTTGTGTGCAATATCATGTCATCTGTACCTGGTATTGCCCAAGCTTTCCAGGAATTTTTGCATCAGTGCTCGGTTCAGTTCAGTTAAGCTTTCAGACGGGATGTACTCACCGAGCCGCACTATTCCAGCGCTGTACTTATTTGTAGTACTCCGTATGCAAAATGTGGCTAGTGATACCATCTCAGTCTGTAAGGCACCGGACACCAACTCTGATGCAACATCATAATTTCTGGGACAAAATTTGGCAGACAGTGTAA contains the following coding sequences:
- the LOC124683403 gene encoding uncharacterized protein LOC124683403 → MGETGRTSSLLVHILVIALCLTAFGFAIAAERRRSTGSIITDPNNSTYCSYDSDISTGYGVGAFLFLLSGQSLLMGVTKCMCFGQPLAPGGSRAWSIIYFASSWITFIIAESCLIAGATKNAYHTKYRHMIYAGSWTCDSLRKGVFISGAVFVVFTMILNVYFYMYYTKSTSQAAKKTSKAAANVGMAGYA